The DNA sequence ACCTTGCCCAGTTTGAGGCTGAAGCGCGTCCGCTCTATGGCCTGCTGCAGGCGCTCGTCGGTAAACGTCTCTCTGTCGGACGCAATCTGATTGAGCTGCGCACTCGATAAGCCGATCTCTTGCTTCAGGGTTTGATAGAGCGCCTGGGCATCCTCATGCGTCTGAAGCAGGCGCTCCGCCATCTCCTTTCGAGCGACCCGAAACCGCATGCGAGCGATCTTCCGAGAACCCGGCTCGTTTCGCGTCTCGAACGCGATATGAAGATCTGAGACCTCATTGATTTGCTCGACCGCGGGTGCGAGCCAATCGCGCTTGAAATACTTGAACTCCTGTGCCTTGGCTCCCATCGAGCCTTGCCAGGCACGAAGCTCATCCAGGGTGTACCAATCAGTGATGCCCTCTGATGCATAAGGCAGCAGATGGTCATACATGACTCGGGCATAGCTGAGTGTAAAGAGCGACGTTATCCGCAAACTCAACCAGTGCGATTTGCCCGGTCCGCGGATAATGCCGATCAGATCCGGAGGGACGCGAAATTGAAAGCGCCCTCCCACGTACGAAATCCGACCGATCAGTTGCACCGACCCGAACGGCTTCGTCCCGTCGGCTTCTGCCTCGGCGGTCGCCTGAATGAGCGCTCTCTGAGCCTCGGTAATGACTTGCTCCAGGTGAGCGTTGTTTCGACTCGAATAACGCATGAGCCACTTGAAGTAATCAAGCTCGACGTCATACAGGTCCTGAACCTTTTCCTCCTGGGCGACAACGAAGTAGGCTGCGTCGATCAGTCGTCGCGCAGCGACGCCGAGATCGACGATACGAATGAGCACGTTCTTTCGCGCAAAGCCGATGTCGGTTCGCGCTGTGTCGACCGGCAGGCCCTCGGTGTTTGCATCGTCAAATAAGGCAAGCGCCAACTGTCGTGACGTTGCTACCTGACTGCCTGTCGCCATTCCGTTGCCTCATCATTCATTTTGATTGTGAAGCGAACGGTACCTTCGGCACGGTGAGCTGTCAACACACAAGACCTCACCTTATTGAGTTGTAGCCACAAAAGACTTCACCTTGAAGGCTGAGTCGCACAATTCGCCTCACCGTCTGAAACAAGAAAGGGCACCATCGATCTCAAAGAAGCGCACGTTGACGGGGTAAACAGGGCACTTTGCCGCTCAATCAACATCACCATGGGCACAAGAAACGGCACTTTGCGAAGATAAGCGGTTGATTTATATCAGAAATTGATTTCGCTGTTAGTTGTTGCTTGTCTTTTCTTCATGAGTAAACACTAACAAACCTGAAGTCACCGGTACATCGGTTCGGTTCGCCGGCAGCCAGATCGAGAACTTGAACATAAGGAAGCTGAGGAGCAATTCGATGCCACTCTGAGGTGAGGAGATATGTGCAACGCGGTAGAGAGCCGAACGGCATTGCTCTGTCCCGTCAGGCTTGGTGAGGTGATTTGTGTGCGCTTGCGGCGAGTACCCCTATCTAGCAATCTTTTTTGGAGCCGGCGCGGGTGCACTTTCGAAAAGTTCTCGCACTCTAATGGTTCTTAACTATCTGTTTTTTATACAAAAAACGTCATGACCTATGGATGACGGCTAATCGAGTCCTCTCGCATGGCGTTTTGTCGGCCTTCCTAGTATTCTACGGTTCCACGTCTAGCCTACTGAAAACCGTAAAAATGGCGCTGACCGTAGGAAAAACACCTCACCGTGCATAACAAGGAAGTAGCCGAAAATGAGCTTGAGCGAACTGCCTGGAATCGACCGCAGAGTGAAACTCTCGAATCTCGGAGATTTTGCAGAGCGTTTGTCGGTCATGACGAACGAATTGCGCGATCAGATACTTGCGCCTCGGCCACGCAAGACCGCCCCGATTTTCACGATAGGCGAACTATCGGAGATGTGCGGGATTGATCGTCAAAAGATCAACTATCTGGCGACCAAAGAAGGATCCGAGCTGCCGCCTGGCGAAGTTCAGGGCACTGGCCGCGCTCGTACTTTCTCCTTGAAGGACGCTCGCTCTTGGGTCCAGCAGGTATCCGATATCTATCAAACGCCCTTGGTGAGCGGCACGCGAGAACATCGCGGTCGCGTGCTGATCACTGCAAATTTTAAAGGCGGATCGTGCAAGACGACGACTTCGATGTGCATCGGTCAGGGGCTGAGCTTGCGTGGCCGGAAAGTGCTGATGATCGATCTGGATCCACAAGCCTCGCTGTCGGAACTGTGTGGTCTGTACGCAGAGAAAGATGTCACTTGGGAGGATACGGTGCTCCCCTACATCTATGATCCTGATTTGGAAGGCGGCATTGAGTCGAAGGTCCAGAGCACCTATTGGGACGGGCTCGATGTCATTCCGGCTCACAACTATCTGCATGACGCCGAGTTTCACCTGCCCGCTGCGCAGAAGACAAATCCGAACTTCGAATTCTGGTCGGTTTTGCGCAAAGGTATCGAGCCTCTTCGCGCGCAGTATGACTACATCATTCTGGACACGGCGCCGTCACTCTCCTATCTGACGTTGAATGGTTTGATGGCGGCGGACGCCATGGTCATGCCGTTGGTTCCCGAAAGTCTTGATTTCATTTCATCCGTATCGTTCTGGTCATTGTTTGCGGAAGTGGCGAATGGTTTCGTGGAGCATGAGGTCGACAAGTCTTACGATTTCGTGTCTGTTCTTCTGTCGCGTGTGGATTATGGAAGCACGTCCTCGGCACCAGTGGTCCGTTCCTGGTCTCAGCGTGCATACGGCGATTGGCTTCACACGACAGAGATCCCAGCGAGTTCGGTAATGAGCAACGGCGCGCTCGCTTTCTCGACTGTCTTTGATCTGTCCCGCGCTGAAACCGTGGCGAAGACGCTCGCGCGGGTTAAACAGCCAATGGTGGATTACTGCAAATGGATTGATGACCAATACGTGGCGCAATGGAGGGAAGGACAATGAGCAGTCTTCGAGACCGGATGATGAACAAGACCGCTGAAGTCAGAGCGGCGAAAGACATCAAGTTAGATCCGCAGCAAGAAAGGTCAGGCAGCCCTCGAACCGCGCCTGGCATGGCGGGCGCGCTTGCAGCGGCCCAACAGAGGATTGCGGTGCTGGAGAAGGTGGGCCCTGCACTCGAGGCCTCGGTCTCGGAGATGACGCCGAACCCGTGGCAGCCTCGCCAGGTTTTTAACGATGCGAAGCTTTCGCAACTGGCCGAGTCGATTCGGGAGACCGGACTGGTTCAGCCGATCATCGTGCGGCGTTCGGGAGCAGGATTTCAGATTGTCGCCGGCGAGCGCCGCTGGCGCGCCCACAAGATGATTGGGCTGGCGACGATCAAGGCGCTCGTCGTGGATCTGTCGGACGAAGAAATGGCAATGCTTGCCTTGGTCGAGAATGTCGCGCGTGAGGATTTGTGCGACTACGAAATCTCGCGCTCGATTCGACAGACGGAGCGCGAGTTTCCGAACCGGAAGCGTATGGCGGAAGCGTTGGGGATTTCTCGATCAGAACTATATCGATTTCTCGCTTTCGCTGAATTGCCGCAGTTCGTAGTCCAGGATCTCGAAGTGCAACCGCGCTTGCTAGGAGCCAGTGCGGCGGAAGCGGTTGTTTCAGTCCTGCGCAACAAAGACAGCGCGGCGATTGAAGGAACCAGAACGCTTTGGGCTCAAGTCGTTTCCGGAGAGTTAGATCAGTCCAAGTTTGCGAAGGCAATCAAGCATGCACTCGACAGCACGAGCGGACCGAAAGCGCCTGCGGGGGAGCGGAGCATCGATAAGATATTCGCGGGAGGGGCACAGGCCGGTTCGATTACCAAGGACGCTGCGGGTCTCACTGTGAAAATCAAGACCGGTGCGCTGACAACAGACCGCGAGAGGCGGATCAGGGATTTGATTGTCCAATTGTTTGCGGGCGATAACTGAGGGCGGGTGTCCCGAGTTGGGACACTTAAAGACGGGCTTCCGTCCGTGGACGACGTTGTTAAGCCGCCGCCTCGTGTCCCGACTTGGGACACTTGAATTCAGCGCCGATGGCGCCGGGTCTGCTTATCCTCTCGACCGGCCTGCCGACGATCGTGGGATCAGCCTCCCACAGATTGTCGCTCGGTCGGCGCCTAGCCAGTGCTGACCTAACCCTGCGCGTAGCAGAAGCACCGGATACCGTTGGCGCGCGCCGCAGCGCGCACGTTGTCAGTAGCCCGCTAACGTCATACCGGAAAACGTGAAAGCTTGGCACAGTTCAAGTCGCTACGCGTGGAGACAAGGACTCACGGCTTTCCGGATCCGGCGTTATATTTGGCGAACGAGGCTGAGACCCCTTCATGGGCCGACGACAGAGAATCCCGAGACGCAGACAGGTATCTCGAGCGGGGTAGGAGATAAAGGATCTGAGCCTTTACGATTCGAATGAAGGCCAAAGTGTCCCGACTTGGGACACTCGACCCGCTCTGAACACGCCGCGGTCAAAATACAACGATGCGACTTCGCGCAGCGAAACCTCTTAGCACAGGTTCATTCCTTAAGTGTTTGCGCAGTAGCTACGAACGCCATTACCTCCCAAGTGCTGACTCCGGGACGGACACCCAATCTGAGGCCAGATGACGCCGCGTGCTCGAGTCGCCGCTCATGAACCGACGCTAATGACAGATTGCGGCCGGATCGCGAAAGCCTGCATCAGAGTCCTGTGAATGCTGATGACATGTGACTGTCAACTTCCGGCGTCATATAAGTTCGCGGGCGGTACTTCCAATCCGGCAAATAAGCGCTATCGTCATTCAGCCTGCCAGCAATGTGCCGCCTCCACGTTGTCAGGGCTTCGCGTCGCTGGTCGCGGTTGCTGTGCATTCTGAAATCGATTTGCAGCCGGGGCGAAAACCACTTATGCCTGAACTCTCGCCACGAACGTCTGGCGGCGGACCGTGGTCAGCGGTCTCATAGATGTTCCACGATGTTCGTCCTCGCCACATCTTGGGGATCCGTCTCCCTGCACACGGACTAAGGCGACGGCCCGACCCCGTCTTCAGCCGGTGATCAACCGAAGTAACTAACCTCCCGCAAATTTCACAGATACCGTGTTCGACCCGCGTGGATCCCTTGTCGCTATCAAAGGTCGAACACGCCGAGGATGTGTCACCGGCTTCGTCAACCGGGGAGTCTGTTGAAGACGACCTAAGATTCGCTGTCAGGTGGAGCGTTTGGAGAAGCGAAAACGTGGAGGCATGGCGGCGTCTCTTTCGACAAAACGATAGCCATGACCGGTCAGACGAACCGGAGTCTCTTGAGCAGACGGCTCGTGGCAAGAGCAGATCACCAGCTCGGCCAACCGTAACTATGCTGATGGGAACGGAACCACGATGTCCCAGAGCAGCTCATATCTCGATTGAAATATGAGCCACGCAAGGTAGACAAAGATGCCTGAGAAGGCGAACGCAGATAATCCGGGATCAGCTGAGTGAGCCGATTTCTTATCGGAGCAAAACGAACGGCGAATTGCGAGGACCGCTCTGCGCACACCGGACCCCAGGCCCGCTCGAGGAGGTCTGAGTCGATCAACTCCAGCTTGCCAGCGCCTCATGATGGTCAATTTTGTCGCGCACTGTCTAATGCAAACCCTGCCGTGAAACAGAGGTGAAATCGCAGCTATATTAGATAACTAGCTGATTATAAAGAAAAATACAGATAAAATTGCGCGTGAAATTTGAATGTTTCACGGGCCGTGATGAAGTCTTCGCCAAAAACCCAGCCATCCACCCGGAATAGCCCCTCTCGTCGCGATGCCGAGTCGTTCGTGTCAAAAAACACGCAATTCGTTTCGAGCAACACATTTTCCTCATTCGGGGCGGCAACAAGCTCGCAGGAAGTCTAAAACAAAGCACGGTTTTTAAGCGGAAGTGAAGCTTTCACGGATGTCGCAGGCAGTCTCACGCGGACGTACTGGGCGTGGTTTGGCTTTCACTCCGCGGTCACTCGGACGATGACGACATCAATGATGTTCACCACCCTCCGCTCTGCGGTCTAACTGTCGCGGATCGCGAGCGACGCAGACATGCCGGCGCAAATGTGTCGAACATGACACCCTGACCTTCAGCCCGTTGTTAGCGGAGACCGGCGAAACACATGTCCGACGCAATCGTCGTGCGTTTGCAAGAACATGAATCGCGATATCCAACGCGATCTCACCGATCATTCTCGAAGTGCCTGCGCCCTCGGAAATCAATACGTGCAGGTTGATCATTAGGAGACGAGCAGCATCGAGCGTCAAATGAGCGGCACTCGCCGGCAACGGCACAATCGACGAACCTGCGCCGGCGTACCAGCACGCGACGGGCATAGTGACGCGGGAATCGGCCGGCACATGGGATCGTCGCGTCCACCGAGAATTCGATGACCATCACGCTTAATCCCCAAAGCGCACGTGTCTGGCAAGTCCATGCAGGCGATAGTAATG is a window from the Caballeronia insecticola genome containing:
- a CDS encoding replication initiation protein; this encodes MATGSQVATSRQLALALFDDANTEGLPVDTARTDIGFARKNVLIRIVDLGVAARRLIDAAYFVVAQEEKVQDLYDVELDYFKWLMRYSSRNNAHLEQVITEAQRALIQATAEAEADGTKPFGSVQLIGRISYVGGRFQFRVPPDLIGIIRGPGKSHWLSLRITSLFTLSYARVMYDHLLPYASEGITDWYTLDELRAWQGSMGAKAQEFKYFKRDWLAPAVEQINEVSDLHIAFETRNEPGSRKIARMRFRVARKEMAERLLQTHEDAQALYQTLKQEIGLSSAQLNQIASDRETFTDERLQQAIERTRFSLKLGKVSKSPAGFFMKALKEGWLVSDAERQMVQIQEGLALSERREAEAKKQSESRRALQFAAQDAHAQSKVVNEVRRGWEVYENATQKQREDWRRTYRSSPAGKLTLRRLGIDSSTELSEALVNQYPDLRDGFSGYVYSKTRTELSREG
- a CDS encoding ParA family protein, which produces MSLSELPGIDRRVKLSNLGDFAERLSVMTNELRDQILAPRPRKTAPIFTIGELSEMCGIDRQKINYLATKEGSELPPGEVQGTGRARTFSLKDARSWVQQVSDIYQTPLVSGTREHRGRVLITANFKGGSCKTTTSMCIGQGLSLRGRKVLMIDLDPQASLSELCGLYAEKDVTWEDTVLPYIYDPDLEGGIESKVQSTYWDGLDVIPAHNYLHDAEFHLPAAQKTNPNFEFWSVLRKGIEPLRAQYDYIILDTAPSLSYLTLNGLMAADAMVMPLVPESLDFISSVSFWSLFAEVANGFVEHEVDKSYDFVSVLLSRVDYGSTSSAPVVRSWSQRAYGDWLHTTEIPASSVMSNGALAFSTVFDLSRAETVAKTLARVKQPMVDYCKWIDDQYVAQWREGQ
- a CDS encoding ParB/RepB/Spo0J family partition protein, whose translation is MSSLRDRMMNKTAEVRAAKDIKLDPQQERSGSPRTAPGMAGALAAAQQRIAVLEKVGPALEASVSEMTPNPWQPRQVFNDAKLSQLAESIRETGLVQPIIVRRSGAGFQIVAGERRWRAHKMIGLATIKALVVDLSDEEMAMLALVENVAREDLCDYEISRSIRQTEREFPNRKRMAEALGISRSELYRFLAFAELPQFVVQDLEVQPRLLGASAAEAVVSVLRNKDSAAIEGTRTLWAQVVSGELDQSKFAKAIKHALDSTSGPKAPAGERSIDKIFAGGAQAGSITKDAAGLTVKIKTGALTTDRERRIRDLIVQLFAGDN